A region from the Benincasa hispida cultivar B227 chromosome 8, ASM972705v1, whole genome shotgun sequence genome encodes:
- the LOC120083377 gene encoding G-type lectin S-receptor-like serine/threonine-protein kinase At4g27290: protein MGELIYRFKLSAFLFLLTTIAVFPTKSLAIDSINAGESINGSTQILISAKEKFVLGIFTPQGSKFQYLGIWFNNIPQTIVWVANRDNPLVNSSAKLEFRRGNIVLLNETDGILWSSTSPGSAEKPVAQLLDTGNWVVKESGSEDYLWQSFDYPSDTLLPGMKLGWSSKTRLNRKLRSWKSSNDPSFGDFTYSVDLNGLPQLVTRKGPIITYRGGPWYGNRFSGSAPLRDTAVYSPKFEYTADEVTYSIVASSLIVKLALDAAGTLHQVYWDDGRKDWYPLYTLPGDRCDDYGLCGNFGICTFSLTPQCNCMVGFEPKSPDDWKRFRWTDGCVRKDNQTCRNGEGFKRIRSVKLPDSSGYLVNVNTSIVDCEAACLNNCSCLAYGIMELSTGGYGCVTWFKQLIDARFVPENGQDIYVRVAVSELDSNNRKLVIAVSVSVASLIGFLVLVVCFILWRRRKNVRGEIHNQENEVEMPLYDFSTIEIATNNFSFSNKIGEGGFGPVYKGKLPCGQEIAVKRLAEGSGQGQSEFKNEVLLISQLQHRNLVKLLGFCIHQEETLLVYEYMPNKSLDNFLFDKERRSSLNWQKRLDIIIGIARGLLYLHRDSRLRIIHRDLKVSNILLDNEMNPKISDFGMARMFPEDQTMTKTQRVVGTFGYMSPEYALDGCFSLKSDVFSFGVILLEIVSGKKNRGFVHPDHQLNLLGHAWKLWDEGNALELMDATLEDEFQPSEALQCIQIGLLCVQQDPDERPTMWSVLSMLETENMLLSPPRRPGFYTERMISKTDKSSTEISSSNEVTFTLPQGR from the exons ATGGGAGAACTGATTTACAGGTTCAAGCTTTCggcttttctctttctcttgacGACCATAGCTGTGTTTCCAACAAAATCATTAGCAATCGATAGCATAAACGCAGGGGAATCCATCAATGGTAGTACCCAGATATTAATTTCAGCTAAAGAGAAATTTGTATTGGGAATCTTCACTCCCCAAGGCTCCAAATTTCAGTATTTGGGAATATGGTTCAACAACATCCCACAAACTATCGTATGGGTCGCAAACAGAGACAACCCACTTGTAAATTCTTCTGCCAAATTAGAATTCAGAAGAGGAAACATTGTACTTCTCAACGAAACAGATGGAATTTTATGGTCTTCCACTTCTCCAGGATCAGCGGAAAAACCAGTAGCTCAGCTATTAGATACAGGTAATTGGGTCGTTAAAGAATCTGGATCTGAAGATTATCTGTGGCAGAGTTTCGATTACCCCTCTGATACTCTGTTACCGGGCATGAAACTGGGTTGGAGCTCCAAAACCCGCCTGAACCGGAAGTTAAGATCGTGGAAAAGCTCAAACGATCCGTCGTTTGGGGACTTCACTTACAGTGTGGACCTTAATGGGCTTCCCCAATTGGTAACTCGCAAGGGACCCATCATAACGTACCGGGGCGGCCCATGGTACGGTAATAGGTTCAGTGGTAGCGCTCCTCTCAGAGATACCGCAGTTTATTCTCCAAAGTTCGAATACACAGCCGACGAAGTAACTTATTCAATCGTTGCGAGTAGTCTGATTGTAAAACTTGCACTTGATGCAGCTGGAACATTGCATCAAGTTTATTGGGACGATGGTAGAAAAGATTGGTATCCTCTGTATACATTGCCAGGGGATCGCTGCGACGACTATGGACTCTGCGGGAATTTTGGTATTTGTACATTTTCCCTTACTCCACAATGCAATTGCATGGTTGGGTTTGAACCCAAATCGCCTGATGATTGGAAAAGGTTTAGATGGACAGATGGCTGCGTTAGAAAGGACAATCAAACTTGCAGAAATGGGGAAGGGTTTAAAAGAATCCGCAGTGTGAAATTGCCAGATTCGTCAGGGTATTTGGTGAATGTTAATACAAGCATTGTTGATTGCGAGGCGGCGTGCTTGAATAACTGCTCTTGCTTGGCTTATGGAATAATGGAACTTTCTACAGGCGGCTATGGCTGTGTCACTTGGTTCAAGCAATTGATTGATGCTAGATTTGTTCCTGAAAATGGACAGGATATCTATGTGAGAGTGGCGGTTTCTGAATTAG ACTCGAACAACAGGAAGCTTGTAATTGCTGTTAGTGTGTCTGTGGCTTCACTGATAGGCTTCTTGGTTTTAGTGGTTTGTTTTATCCTCTGGCGTAGAAGGAAGAACGTTAGAG GTGAAATTCATAATCAAGAGAATGAAGTTGAGATGCCACTCTATGATTTTTCAACGATTGAGATTGCcacaaataatttttctttttccaataaGATAGGGGAAGGTGGTTTTGGTCCTGTATACAAG GGAAAGCTTCCATGTGGACAAGAAATTGCAGTAAAAAGGTTGGCAGAGGGCTCTGGTCAAGGACAAAGCGAGTTCAAAAATGAGGTTTTATTGATTTCCCAACTTCAACATCGAAATCTTGTCAAGCTTCTTGGTTTCTGCATTCATCAAGAAGAAACATTACTGGTTTATGAATATATGCCAAACAAAAGTCTAGACAACTTCCTCTTTG ATAAAGAGAGGCGATCTTCACTTAATTGGCAAAAGAGATTGGACATTATAATTGGGATAGCTCGAGGTCTTCTTTACCTTCATAGAGATTCAAGACTTAGAATCATACATCGGGATCTTAAAGTGAGTAATATATTATTAGATAATGAAATGAATCCAAAGATTTCTGACTTTGGAATGGCACGCATGTTTCCCGAGGACCAAACTATgacaaaaacccaaagagttgTTGGGACCTT TGGCTATATGTCTCCCGAATATGCACTGGATGGATGTTTTTCGTTGAAATCAGATGTCTTTAGCTTTGGAgttattcttttggaaataGTTAGTGGTAAGAAGAACAGAGGCTTCGTCCATCCAGATCATCAGCTTAATCTTCTTGGACAT GCATGGAAGCTTTGGGATGAAGGCAATGCTTTGGAATTAATGGATGCAACATTGGAGGATGAATTCCAACCTTCTGAAGCGCTACAATGCATTCAAATAGGACTTTTGTGTGTTCAACAAGATCCAGATGAAAGACCAACCATGTGGTCAGTACTTTCAATGTTAGAGACTGAAAATATGTTATTATCTCCTCCTCGACGACCTGGATTCTACACAGAACGAATGATTTCAAAGACGGATAAATCATCGACTGAGATCTCCTCTTCCAATGAAGTGACCTTTACACTACCACAAGGACGttag